The Sphingomonas carotinifaciens sequence TCCACGTAGTTTGCCGTGAACTGCTCGACCATCGCCATGAACGTCGCGCGTCGTTCGGCGACCGCCGTTCTGATGCTCGTCAGCTCGTTCGCCAGTGCGGCAGGGGCCTGCTCATCCAGGCGACGACACCGCCCCTCATCGATCCCCTCGGCACACACGACCATGTCACCGAGGAACTCCTGGTCGATAACGCCGACCGTCGTGAGCCTCGCGATCAACAGCGCAAGTGCGTCCATGACGACGAGCGTCTCGATCTGCGTTTCGCGGATTTGCTCTGTCAGCTCAACGATCAGCCGTTCATCCATCTTGCCCCCGATCGATACCCCGATGACCTACGCCTCTGCGTTGACGGGAAAGTCGCTGTAGGCGTCGTTCGGCCAGACGAAATCGGTGTAGGTCAGCATGACACTGAAGGAGAGCGACCGGACCTGGTGCCACCACCCCACGGGGATGAAGAGAGCATCGCCTGGCGCCAGATCCACGACCATCCTCTGCGCGGAGGCCGCCATCGGAAAGCGGCGGATTGCTGCCGGGTCCTCGATGTCATGCACGTCGCTGAACACGTGTCGGGTATTGGCGAGTTTGTCGGTTTCGCCGGGCGGCAGGAGATGCAGCCGCTTGGTGCCCACGATCTGCACCAGCAGGTTGTTGGTGAGATCGTGATGGAGGGGCGTGAATGTGCCGGCCGGTCCGATCCACAACATGCCCGGTCGGCCGGTAAGATAGGGGATCCATCCGACGTCGCGCTGCAAGGGAGCGAAGGCCTTCTGGTTCGCCTCGCTGTTATAGGCGGTGATGTAGGCGTCATTGCCTCCATCTCCGCTGGTGACCTCGGCGATATAGCGATCGAACGGCATCATTTGTGTATGCCGATCCTTGGCAAGCTCGAAGTCGCTCGCGGCATTCCGACCGCCCTGGAAGGTTATCGGCGTGTTGCCGATCCGCTCCGCGAGCCGCTGCGACGTCCAGTCCCGGGCTGCAGGCCATGACGCGGCCAGCCCCTCAAGAACGACGGGACGACCGGTCGCATAGAAGAGGTCGAGGAATGCCTCTGGCGACGGCGCGGAGAGGCGCGGGATCGATCGTGGCGCCGGGCTCAACGCCCTTTGTCGCTCATCAACACGCGCCAGCCATGCCTGCCGAGCGGTCGACCGCATCCCCGCCTGTGTGGCGGCGGGCCCCATGGGCATCGTGGCGTGCTGGGAGACGAGCAAGCGGGTCGGAAGGCCGGGGAGGGTCTGCTGCGGAGGGGCGGCGCGCGACGCTTCGAAGCCGATGTTGCGAAGGGTCATCGCCATCACGTCGGCATCCAGCGCCGGACCAGCATAAAGCGGCATGCGAGGCGCAGGCTTCCTCTCGGCAAGAAGAGGGCTAGCCGGCATCGGCTTCGCCGCTTTGCCACGAACCGGGCAGCGCGGCACCGTGTCTTGGCTCGCGAATGAGGAAAGCCGCAGCTTGGACTCGTGATCCGCTGCACCTGGTTCGCCATTCGGATCGACGCCACGATAATATAGCTTCTGCCACTTGTCCGCCGGCGCGGTGGGCTGGGTGCGACGGACATGTTCCTGGAAGGCGTCTCGCGAAGCGCTCCACTGCGAGAACGCTGAGTCGAGCTCGGGCGCGTCAGCGAGAGGCCGGATCACCGGCCGAACCTCGTCGAGGACGCCGCGCTGCACCGGGAACAGGAAGCAGAACGGCTCATCTTCCTCGAAGCGCACCCACTCACGCGCGCGTGTGAAGCGCCAGTTCATCGTGAAGGTGTAGGGCGACCAATCCGTTTCGATGACCCCGGCAAGCGGCGCGAGGCCATGTTTGGCGGCGTTCGGGGGACCGCCGACCCAGAGATTCCAGCCCGGCGAGGTTCGAAAAAGCCCCTCGACGTGGAAGGTGATCGTGCCGGCACCGAACAACGAGACCGGACGGTGATGCGCGCTGGCGTCGGTATCGAACTGGAGCTCGACCGCATCCGCGCCCTTTCCCCCGTTCCAGCGCGCACGAAAGCCGCACGGTGAGCCGATCTCCCAGCCATGCGCGTTCGCGATCGCCAGCGGTAGACAGCGATAGGCGAAGCTTTCCGGCGTGGCATCCATCCAATCGCGCTTCGGCGTTGCCGGCCTCAGCCGCGGTGCCCAGCTCGGATGCACGTAGCAGGTCAGTTCCACCGGCCCCTCGCTCAAAAGCTGT is a genomic window containing:
- a CDS encoding DUF6065 family protein, whose protein sequence is MELTCYVHPSWAPRLRPATPKRDWMDATPESFAYRCLPLAIANAHGWEIGSPCGFRARWNGGKGADAVELQFDTDASAHHRPVSLFGAGTITFHVEGLFRTSPGWNLWVGGPPNAAKHGLAPLAGVIETDWSPYTFTMNWRFTRAREWVRFEEDEPFCFLFPVQRGVLDEVRPVIRPLADAPELDSAFSQWSASRDAFQEHVRRTQPTAPADKWQKLYYRGVDPNGEPGAADHESKLRLSSFASQDTVPRCPVRGKAAKPMPASPLLAERKPAPRMPLYAGPALDADVMAMTLRNIGFEASRAAPPQQTLPGLPTRLLVSQHATMPMGPAATQAGMRSTARQAWLARVDERQRALSPAPRSIPRLSAPSPEAFLDLFYATGRPVVLEGLAASWPAARDWTSQRLAERIGNTPITFQGGRNAASDFELAKDRHTQMMPFDRYIAEVTSGDGGNDAYITAYNSEANQKAFAPLQRDVGWIPYLTGRPGMLWIGPAGTFTPLHHDLTNNLLVQIVGTKRLHLLPPGETDKLANTRHVFSDVHDIEDPAAIRRFPMAASAQRMVVDLAPGDALFIPVGWWHQVRSLSFSVMLTYTDFVWPNDAYSDFPVNAEA